From the Gallaecimonas mangrovi genome, one window contains:
- a CDS encoding glucosamine kinase nucleotide-binding domain-containing protein, which produces MVIENTPSLFLGIDGGGSKCRALLCDAKGQPLSKSLAGPANANQDLKGACQALTLCAEAALDAAGLSLSYLKYLHVGAGLAGMNVPATVAAMKNWSHPFAGLYLTTDLHIASLGAHNGEDGAVIITGTGSAGFSKSGSQRLMLGGYGLQLGDQGGGAWLGLEAVKASLLASDGIGPDTALTDAFEEVLGRGGSLAIMDNFIGQTSATFAKYAPMVFSLADQGDRVALALVSQGAQYLQAMATKLTAIGPVKLAMIGGLAAKWQPRLSADIREKLVDSVSSPEQGAIYFARQQAKV; this is translated from the coding sequence ATGGTCATTGAAAACACGCCTTCCTTATTTTTAGGGATCGACGGTGGCGGCAGTAAATGCCGAGCCTTACTCTGTGATGCCAAGGGGCAACCTTTATCAAAAAGCTTGGCAGGGCCAGCTAATGCAAACCAGGACTTAAAAGGTGCTTGTCAGGCGTTAACGCTATGCGCTGAAGCCGCACTTGATGCTGCCGGCCTTTCGCTGTCTTATTTGAAGTATCTGCATGTGGGCGCAGGTCTTGCTGGCATGAATGTGCCAGCAACCGTTGCCGCAATGAAAAACTGGAGTCATCCCTTTGCCGGCCTTTACCTGACCACAGACTTGCACATAGCCAGTCTTGGCGCCCATAACGGCGAAGATGGTGCCGTCATTATCACCGGCACAGGTTCAGCGGGGTTTTCCAAATCGGGTTCGCAGCGCCTTATGTTAGGCGGCTATGGTCTGCAATTGGGAGACCAAGGAGGAGGTGCCTGGCTGGGCCTTGAGGCCGTAAAAGCAAGCCTTTTGGCAAGTGATGGCATTGGCCCTGACACCGCCTTAACGGACGCATTTGAGGAAGTATTGGGGCGCGGCGGCAGTTTGGCCATCATGGACAACTTCATCGGTCAGACATCCGCCACCTTTGCCAAATATGCCCCCATGGTCTTTTCCCTGGCTGACCAAGGCGACCGGGTTGCGTTGGCGCTGGTCAGCCAAGGCGCTCAATACCTGCAAGCAATGGCAACCAAGCTAACCGCTATTGGCCCGGTCAAATTAGCCATGATTGGTGGCCTTGCCGCCAAATGGCAACCCAGGCTTTCAGCTGACATTCGTGAAAAGCTTGTCGACAGCGTTAGCTCTCCAGAACAGGGCGCCATTTATTTTGCGCGCCAACAAGCCAAAGTTTAG
- the mutY gene encoding A/G-specific adenine glycosylase: MSFAERVVAWYHQHGRKTLPWQQHKTPYKVWVSEIMLQQTQVATVIPYFARFMARFPDVVALADAPQDEVLHHWTGLGYYARARNLHKAAQQIRDQHGGHFPERIDEVQALPGIGRSTAGAVLSLSLGQDLAILDGNVKRVLARHQQVEGWPGNKKVHDKLWEITEALTPSKEVTAYNQAMMDLGAMICTRSKPKCELCPVAEDCGARQTGRQSDYPGKKPKKTLPVRSSTFLLLKKAGEIWLQQRPPSGLWGGLYCPPEVDTADIGDWLEQQQLLANRQQALAPFRHTFSHFHLDITPILLEVEALPGGGVMEASQGLWYNLARPPAVGLAAPTTKLLNILKNEDSQ; this comes from the coding sequence ATGAGCTTTGCTGAGCGGGTGGTAGCGTGGTACCACCAACATGGCCGCAAAACCCTGCCCTGGCAGCAGCATAAAACCCCTTACAAAGTATGGGTGTCAGAAATTATGCTGCAACAAACCCAGGTTGCTACCGTTATCCCCTATTTTGCGCGTTTTATGGCGCGCTTTCCCGATGTGGTGGCGCTGGCAGACGCTCCCCAGGATGAAGTGCTGCACCATTGGACCGGCCTTGGCTACTATGCCCGCGCCCGCAATCTGCATAAGGCAGCCCAACAAATACGTGACCAACACGGCGGCCATTTCCCTGAGCGTATTGACGAAGTGCAAGCGCTGCCCGGTATCGGCCGTTCAACAGCAGGCGCTGTGCTGTCGTTGTCCTTGGGGCAAGACCTCGCCATTTTGGACGGCAACGTCAAACGGGTATTGGCCAGGCACCAGCAAGTTGAAGGCTGGCCAGGCAACAAAAAGGTGCACGATAAGCTCTGGGAAATCACCGAAGCCCTAACTCCCAGCAAAGAAGTGACTGCCTACAACCAGGCGATGATGGACTTGGGCGCCATGATTTGCACACGTTCAAAGCCCAAGTGCGAGCTTTGCCCGGTGGCCGAAGATTGCGGGGCCCGCCAAACCGGTCGCCAAAGTGACTACCCCGGTAAAAAGCCGAAAAAAACACTACCGGTACGCAGCAGCACTTTTTTGCTCCTTAAAAAGGCGGGCGAGATATGGCTACAGCAGCGGCCGCCATCAGGGCTTTGGGGCGGACTTTACTGCCCGCCAGAAGTAGATACTGCTGATATTGGTGACTGGCTTGAACAGCAGCAACTGCTGGCCAACCGCCAGCAGGCCTTAGCGCCATTTCGCCACACCTTTAGCCATTTTCATCTCGACATTACCCCTATTTTGTTGGAAGTAGAGGCGCTACCCGGTGGCGGCGTTATGGAAGCAAGCCAAGGGCTTTGGTATAACTTGGCGCGGCCGCCGGCCGTGGGTTTAGCCGCCCCAACAACCAAGCTTTTGAATATATTGAAAAACGAGGACAGCCAATGA
- a CDS encoding oxidative damage protection protein, with the protein MSRTVFCAHLKKEAEGLDFQLYPGELGKRIFDNISKEAWAAWQKKQTMLINEKKLNMMDPEHRKFLEGAMTDFLFEGKDPQIEGYTPPEA; encoded by the coding sequence ATGAGCCGCACCGTATTTTGTGCCCACTTAAAAAAAGAGGCTGAAGGCTTAGATTTTCAGCTTTACCCCGGCGAGCTGGGCAAACGTATCTTTGACAATATTTCCAAGGAAGCTTGGGCGGCATGGCAGAAAAAACAAACCATGCTGATCAACGAAAAGAAACTGAACATGATGGACCCAGAACACCGCAAGTTTTTGGAAGGCGCCATGACCGACTTTCTTTTTGAAGGCAAAGACCCACAAATTGAAGGTTATACGCCACCCGAAGCCTGA
- a CDS encoding XTP/dITP diphosphatase → MSKIVLATGNAGKVRELDAMLAPLKLHVVAQSEFDVPEVPETGTTFVENAIIKARHAARITGLPAIADDSGLVVDALAGAPGIYSARYSGEDATDAKNITKLMAELSGVPKDARSARFVCCLVFLRHADDPTPIICQGAWEGRIALEAQGEGGFGYDPVFVVPSLGKTAAELSKAEKNAVSHRGQALKALIAQLGE, encoded by the coding sequence ATGAGCAAGATAGTACTGGCGACCGGCAATGCCGGTAAGGTGCGTGAATTGGACGCCATGTTGGCGCCGTTAAAACTGCACGTTGTTGCCCAAAGCGAATTCGATGTTCCCGAGGTACCCGAAACCGGTACCACCTTCGTGGAAAACGCCATCATTAAAGCCCGCCACGCGGCCCGCATCACCGGCCTGCCAGCCATTGCTGACGACTCAGGCCTGGTGGTTGATGCCCTGGCCGGAGCGCCGGGTATTTATTCCGCCCGCTATAGCGGCGAAGACGCCACCGACGCCAAAAACATCACCAAGCTTATGGCAGAGCTCAGCGGTGTGCCGAAAGATGCCCGCAGCGCCCGTTTTGTTTGTTGCTTGGTGTTTTTACGCCACGCTGACGACCCTACCCCCATTATTTGCCAAGGCGCCTGGGAAGGACGTATTGCCCTAGAGGCACAGGGTGAAGGTGGCTTCGGGTACGACCCGGTATTTGTGGTACCCAGCTTGGGTAAAACCGCCGCCGAGCTCAGCAAAGCAGAAAAAAACGCCGTTAGCCACCGCGGCCAGGCGCTGAAAGCGTTAATCGCCCAGCTGGGGGAATAA
- the hemW gene encoding radical SAM family heme chaperone HemW — MPPLSLYIHIPWCVEKCPYCDFNSHAIKGAIPEAEYVEALLADLEADLPLTGGRPLGSIFIGGGTPSVFSTAAIARLLAGVKARIAFADDIEITLEANPGTVEADKFKGFAEGGVNRLSIGVQSLQQEKLNLLGRIHGPSEALRAAALAADCGVKSFNLDLMHGLPNQRQEDALDDLKQAIACNPAHLSWYQLTIEPNTLFASKPPVLPDDDTLWAIQEAGHELLLAAGYRQYEISAYAKPGFEARHNLNYWRFGDYLGIGCGAHGKLTQTDGHILRTVKVRHPKGYLEPGRRFMDQQITVEQSDLPFEFFMNRLRLFEDVPKADFVERTGLALAEAESQLRDAKAKGMISDTHSHWQVTEQGHRYLNQLLASFL, encoded by the coding sequence CTGCCGCCACTTTCGCTGTACATCCACATCCCTTGGTGCGTGGAAAAGTGCCCTTATTGCGACTTTAACTCCCATGCGATTAAGGGCGCCATTCCCGAGGCCGAGTACGTCGAGGCCTTGCTGGCCGACCTTGAAGCCGACTTACCCCTGACAGGTGGCCGCCCCCTTGGCAGCATTTTTATTGGCGGCGGCACTCCTAGTGTGTTTTCAACGGCGGCTATTGCTCGCTTGCTTGCGGGCGTTAAAGCCCGGATCGCATTTGCGGATGATATTGAAATCACCCTGGAGGCCAACCCTGGCACGGTTGAGGCGGACAAGTTTAAAGGCTTTGCCGAAGGTGGCGTTAATCGCCTGTCGATTGGCGTACAAAGTTTGCAGCAAGAAAAGCTTAACCTGCTGGGCCGCATTCATGGCCCAAGCGAAGCCCTACGCGCAGCGGCGCTGGCCGCCGATTGCGGGGTAAAAAGCTTTAACCTTGATTTGATGCATGGCCTACCCAATCAGCGCCAAGAAGATGCCCTTGATGACCTTAAACAGGCCATTGCCTGTAACCCTGCCCACCTGTCTTGGTACCAGCTGACCATAGAGCCCAATACCCTTTTTGCCAGCAAGCCGCCGGTACTGCCCGACGACGATACGTTGTGGGCCATTCAAGAGGCCGGCCACGAGCTGCTGCTGGCAGCCGGTTACCGCCAATACGAAATATCGGCTTATGCCAAACCCGGCTTTGAAGCGCGCCATAACCTTAATTACTGGCGCTTTGGTGACTACCTCGGCATTGGTTGCGGTGCCCACGGCAAACTGACTCAAACCGATGGCCACATTTTACGTACCGTGAAAGTGCGCCACCCCAAAGGCTATTTAGAGCCAGGCCGCCGTTTTATGGACCAGCAAATAACCGTGGAGCAAAGCGACCTGCCGTTTGAGTTTTTTATGAACCGGCTGCGGCTTTTTGAAGATGTACCCAAAGCAGACTTTGTTGAACGCACCGGGCTGGCATTGGCAGAGGCCGAAAGTCAGCTGCGTGATGCCAAGGCCAAAGGCATGATTAGCGACACCCACAGTCACTGGCAGGTAACGGAACAAGGTCACCGCTATTTAAATCAACTATTGGCATCTTTTCTTTGA
- a CDS encoding YggT family protein, translating into MSNAFVFLFKTLFELYIMVVLLRVWLQWAKVEFYNPFSQFVVKVTQPIVGPLRKVIPAIGPIDTASVLVALVLSGIELVVINLIAGGGIPPVLAIVFSAPLLLLSTIFQLLIYVVFASAILSWVVQGYHPVGNALNSLVDPLLRPIRRIIPVIGGLDLSPMVLLLVIYFIRILLQDLLGSF; encoded by the coding sequence ATGAGCAACGCCTTTGTTTTCCTCTTTAAAACCCTGTTTGAGCTCTACATCATGGTGGTGCTACTGCGGGTGTGGCTGCAATGGGCCAAGGTGGAGTTCTACAACCCCTTTAGCCAGTTTGTGGTGAAGGTAACCCAGCCGATTGTTGGGCCGCTGCGCAAGGTGATACCGGCCATCGGCCCCATCGACACCGCCTCGGTGTTGGTGGCGCTGGTGCTCTCTGGCATAGAATTGGTGGTTATTAACCTCATTGCCGGCGGCGGCATTCCGCCGGTGTTGGCCATCGTATTCTCGGCGCCCTTACTGCTGCTGAGCACCATTTTCCAACTGCTGATTTACGTGGTGTTTGCCAGTGCCATTCTCAGCTGGGTGGTACAGGGTTATCACCCGGTAGGTAATGCGCTAAACAGCTTGGTTGACCCGCTACTGCGCCCCATTCGCCGTATTATTCCGGTGATTGGTGGCCTGGATCTGTCGCCAATGGTGCTGCTGCTGGTTATCTACTTTATTCGGATCCTTCTGCAGGATCTGCTCGGCAGCTTCTAA
- a CDS encoding type IV pilus twitching motility protein PilT: protein MDITELLAFSVKHNASDLHISAGVPPMIRVDGDVRRINLPALEHKEVHSLIYDIMNDKQRKEYEENLEVDFSFEVPGVARFRVNAYNQNRGAAAVFRTIPSKVLTLDDLGAPAIFKDIVTKPRGLVLVTGPTGSGKSTTLAAMIDYVNDNRHDHILTIEDPIEFVHENKKCLINQREVHRDTHSFSNALRSALREDPDVVLVGELRDLETIRLALTAAETGHLVFGTLHTSSAAKTIDRIIDVFPAGEKSMVRSMLSESLQAVISQTLLKKNGGGRVAAHEIMIGTPAIRNLIREDKVAQMYSAIQTGMSHGMQTLDQCLKELVNRNQINRLDARAKAVDKNAF from the coding sequence ATGGATATTACCGAACTCCTGGCATTCAGCGTCAAGCATAATGCCTCCGACTTGCATATTTCTGCGGGTGTACCGCCGATGATTAGGGTTGACGGCGACGTGCGCCGTATCAATCTACCCGCCCTTGAGCACAAAGAAGTGCATTCGCTTATCTACGACATCATGAATGATAAGCAGCGTAAGGAATACGAAGAAAACCTGGAAGTGGACTTTTCCTTCGAAGTGCCCGGAGTGGCGCGGTTTCGTGTTAATGCCTACAACCAGAACCGCGGCGCGGCGGCAGTGTTTCGGACCATCCCGTCAAAGGTGCTTACCCTGGATGATTTAGGCGCGCCCGCCATTTTTAAAGACATCGTTACCAAGCCTCGTGGCTTGGTGCTGGTCACCGGCCCCACCGGCTCCGGTAAATCCACCACCCTGGCGGCGATGATTGATTATGTGAATGACAACCGGCACGACCACATTCTCACCATTGAAGATCCCATCGAATTTGTACACGAAAACAAAAAGTGCCTGATTAACCAGCGGGAAGTGCATCGCGACACCCACAGCTTTTCTAACGCGCTGCGCTCAGCGCTACGTGAAGACCCGGATGTGGTGCTGGTTGGGGAATTGCGTGACTTAGAAACCATTCGCTTGGCGCTCACGGCGGCCGAAACCGGCCATTTGGTGTTTGGTACCTTGCACACCAGCAGCGCCGCCAAAACCATTGACCGTATCATCGACGTGTTCCCGGCTGGGGAGAAATCCATGGTGCGCTCCATGCTGTCTGAGTCCTTGCAAGCCGTTATTTCGCAAACCCTGTTAAAGAAAAACGGCGGTGGCCGGGTGGCGGCGCACGAAATCATGATTGGCACCCCCGCCATTCGTAACCTTATCCGCGAAGATAAGGTGGCGCAGATGTATTCAGCCATTCAAACCGGCATGAGCCACGGTATGCAAACCCTGGATCAATGCTTAAAAGAGCTGGTTAACCGTAACCAAATTAATCGCCTTGATGCCCGTGCCAAGGCGGTGGACAAAAACGCCTTCTAA
- the trmB gene encoding tRNA (guanosine(46)-N7)-methyltransferase TrmB: MSEQNAENAPYLRKIRSFVRREGRLTKGQAQALDNHWPSMGLEHGMGLLDFEKVFGNNQPVVLEIGFGMGKSLVEMAGAAPELNFIGIEVHKPGVGACLMAASEAGVTNLRVFEHDAVEVLADNIADGSLHRLQLFFPDPWHKKRHHKRRIVQLEFAESLRKKLAIGGVFHMATDWENYAEHMLDVMSAAPGYKNQSPSGDYMPRPEHRPKTKFEARGERLGHGVWDLMFERTA; the protein is encoded by the coding sequence ATGTCCGAGCAAAATGCCGAAAATGCGCCTTATCTGCGTAAGATCCGAAGCTTTGTGCGCCGCGAAGGGCGGCTGACCAAAGGCCAAGCACAAGCCTTGGATAATCATTGGCCCAGCATGGGCTTAGAGCATGGCATGGGGCTGCTGGATTTTGAAAAGGTCTTTGGCAACAACCAGCCTGTGGTGCTGGAAATTGGCTTTGGCATGGGTAAAAGCCTGGTTGAAATGGCGGGTGCTGCTCCTGAGCTTAATTTTATCGGTATCGAGGTGCATAAACCGGGGGTTGGTGCCTGTCTAATGGCGGCCAGCGAGGCCGGAGTCACTAACTTGCGGGTATTCGAGCATGACGCGGTAGAAGTGTTGGCCGACAACATTGCCGATGGCAGCCTGCATCGCTTGCAGTTGTTCTTCCCCGATCCCTGGCATAAAAAACGCCATCATAAGCGCCGTATTGTGCAGCTGGAATTTGCCGAGAGTCTGCGTAAAAAACTGGCCATTGGAGGCGTTTTTCATATGGCGACCGATTGGGAAAACTATGCCGAACATATGCTGGACGTCATGAGCGCTGCTCCCGGTTATAAAAACCAGTCGCCCAGCGGTGATTACATGCCGCGGCCAGAACATCGCCCTAAAACCAAATTTGAAGCCCGTGGTGAGCGCCTTGGTCATGGTGTTTGGGATTTAATGTTCGAACGCACCGCATAA
- the proC gene encoding pyrroline-5-carboxylate reductase: MEQKHIAFIGAGNMAGAIMGGLIASGYPKTQVTASNRSQGKLDTLASELGINTTTDNIKAAEAADVVVLGVKPYMMEDVVKQLAHLNDGKRLFISIAAGVTVEHFESWFGKAVPLVRTMPNTPSLVGLGMTGLYASDSTTKDDKAVADMLMRAVGKTAWVKTEAELDHIIAAAGSAPAYFFLFMEAMETKAIELGFDAATARELVQQTASGAAEMVRRREMPIRELRRQVTSPGGTTAKAIESFQAAGLETIVANAMDAAIERAREMAKEL, translated from the coding sequence ATGGAACAAAAGCACATTGCATTTATCGGCGCGGGCAACATGGCTGGCGCTATTATGGGCGGCCTTATCGCCTCCGGTTACCCCAAAACACAGGTAACGGCGTCTAACCGCTCGCAAGGTAAATTAGACACCTTGGCTTCAGAGTTAGGCATCAACACCACTACCGACAATATCAAAGCCGCCGAAGCGGCAGATGTGGTGGTACTGGGGGTAAAACCCTACATGATGGAAGACGTGGTAAAGCAGCTGGCCCACCTTAACGACGGCAAACGCCTTTTTATTTCCATTGCTGCCGGCGTTACCGTTGAGCACTTTGAAAGCTGGTTTGGCAAAGCCGTACCATTGGTGCGCACCATGCCCAATACACCGTCACTGGTTGGCCTTGGCATGACCGGCCTTTACGCCTCAGACAGTACCACCAAAGACGACAAAGCCGTGGCCGACATGTTAATGCGCGCTGTAGGTAAAACCGCCTGGGTGAAAACCGAAGCCGAGCTTGACCACATTATTGCCGCCGCTGGCTCTGCCCCGGCCTACTTCTTTTTGTTTATGGAAGCGATGGAAACCAAAGCCATTGAACTGGGTTTTGACGCTGCCACCGCCCGTGAGCTGGTACAGCAAACCGCCAGTGGCGCCGCCGAAATGGTTCGCCGCCGCGAGATGCCCATTCGCGAACTGCGCCGCCAGGTAACCTCACCGGGTGGTACCACGGCCAAAGCGATAGAATCCTTTCAGGCCGCCGGCCTTGAAACCATTGTTGCCAACGCCATGGACGCCGCCATAGAGCGAGCCCGTGAAATGGCCAAGGAGCTTTAA
- a CDS encoding prolyl-tRNA synthetase associated domain-containing protein, whose product MPLNEDCGPKALLAALDITFEQIDHPPLTDCQAADKLGVVRPGQRIKNLFLRDNYGKKHVLLLVPAHKQVDLKALSKQTGLSRLGFASPERLEKYLGVKPGAVSLLALINDRERAVRLWVDEGLWQGDDFQCHPLVSTQTLVISPAGVKRFCQHLGYQLQLLPVPVRD is encoded by the coding sequence ATGCCCCTAAATGAAGACTGTGGCCCCAAGGCGCTGCTGGCTGCTTTAGACATCACCTTTGAGCAAATTGACCACCCACCTCTTACCGACTGCCAGGCGGCAGACAAGCTTGGTGTTGTCCGGCCCGGTCAACGTATCAAAAACCTTTTTTTAAGAGACAACTACGGTAAGAAGCATGTGTTGCTACTGGTACCAGCCCACAAGCAGGTCGACCTTAAAGCCCTTTCTAAGCAAACTGGTTTGTCTCGCTTGGGGTTTGCCTCACCTGAGCGGTTAGAAAAATACCTTGGCGTAAAGCCCGGCGCGGTATCGTTACTGGCGCTTATCAATGACCGCGAGCGGGCCGTTCGTCTTTGGGTTGATGAAGGCTTATGGCAAGGGGATGATTTTCAGTGCCACCCGCTGGTGTCGACGCAAACCTTGGTGATTAGCCCAGCCGGTGTTAAGCGTTTTTGTCAGCATTTGGGGTATCAGCTGCAGCTGTTACCGGTACCCGTTCGGGACTAA
- a CDS encoding DUF167 family protein yields MVAFEWQGQDLVLQLYVQPKASRDGFCGLHGDELKLAITAPPTDGKANEHIRKYLAKQCRIAKSQVEIEKGELSRHKKVRLKGPFTPPSQWQWLSTQATASEY; encoded by the coding sequence ATGGTGGCGTTTGAGTGGCAGGGCCAAGATTTGGTCCTGCAACTTTATGTGCAACCTAAAGCCAGCCGTGACGGCTTTTGTGGCCTGCACGGCGATGAGCTCAAACTGGCCATTACCGCGCCGCCGACCGACGGCAAAGCCAACGAACACATTCGTAAATACCTCGCTAAACAGTGCCGTATTGCCAAAAGCCAGGTCGAGATTGAAAAGGGTGAACTGAGCCGCCATAAAAAGGTGCGGCTCAAAGGGCCGTTTACGCCGCCAAGCCAATGGCAATGGCTCAGCACCCAGGCCACAGCCAGTGAGTATTGA
- a CDS encoding YggS family pyridoxal phosphate-dependent enzyme gives MTTIAERLEGAYAHIAKAAKVAGRDPKTITLLSVSKRKPLADIVAALECGQHAFGENYVQEGVDKIQTLAAQFPQFQPQWHLIGPLQSNKTAVVAEHFDWVQSLDRAKIAKRLNEQRPAHLKPIQICIQVNISGEESKSGVKPDEVLSLAQTVAQMDNLTLRGLMAIGSTDATPAVQQSEFQAMKKLFDTLKSQHPQLDTLSMGMSGDLEIAIMEGTTMVRLGTAIFGARTN, from the coding sequence ATGACAACCATAGCAGAACGCTTAGAGGGCGCTTACGCCCACATTGCTAAAGCCGCCAAGGTTGCAGGCCGTGACCCAAAAACCATTACCTTACTCTCGGTCAGCAAACGAAAACCCCTTGCGGATATCGTTGCTGCACTGGAGTGCGGCCAGCACGCCTTCGGTGAAAACTACGTGCAAGAAGGCGTAGACAAAATTCAAACCCTAGCTGCCCAGTTCCCACAGTTTCAGCCCCAGTGGCACCTTATTGGCCCTCTGCAATCTAATAAAACGGCCGTGGTTGCTGAGCACTTTGACTGGGTGCAAAGCCTTGATCGCGCCAAAATAGCCAAGCGCCTTAATGAGCAAAGGCCAGCTCACCTTAAACCCATCCAAATTTGCATACAAGTAAACATCAGCGGTGAAGAAAGTAAGTCTGGTGTTAAGCCCGATGAGGTATTGTCATTGGCACAAACCGTGGCGCAAATGGACAATTTAACCCTGCGCGGGCTGATGGCAATTGGCTCTACAGACGCCACGCCAGCGGTGCAGCAAAGCGAGTTTCAGGCCATGAAAAAGCTGTTTGATACGCTAAAAAGCCAGCACCCGCAGCTAGACACTTTGTCGATGGGGATGAGCGGCGACCTGGAAATCGCTATCATGGAGGGCACCACTATGGTTCGCCTGGGTACTGCCATCTTCGGTGCCCGCACTAACTAA
- a CDS encoding DUF2884 family protein translates to MKTLIPLLSLVLVAPLVQAKDMHLNLDEKCEMSLPHDLKVAKNGFTVADAGKTLMQYQGGTLLIDGQSQPLTAKQRQQLNDFNQGLRDSAKSAAELGVEAIDLASEITTGVLTDVLGEDSAKDVSAGLAQAKAKLQTKLHNEDGTWYIGAGSWDQDSDDFLGKDFEASINKAVQKSMGNVFSQLGDAISNGNGSFEENVQNWADNIQAKADRIEAVANQKGKGIEKKANALCGQLLVLDKQDNQFKDDFSHWVEIIEQ, encoded by the coding sequence ATGAAGACGCTAATTCCACTTTTATCGCTTGTGCTGGTCGCACCATTGGTGCAGGCCAAGGATATGCATCTTAACCTCGATGAAAAATGCGAGATGAGCCTGCCCCATGACCTGAAAGTGGCAAAAAACGGCTTTACCGTTGCCGATGCAGGTAAAACCTTGATGCAGTACCAAGGTGGAACATTGTTGATTGACGGCCAGTCGCAACCACTAACGGCTAAACAGCGCCAGCAGCTGAACGATTTTAACCAAGGGCTTAGAGACAGCGCTAAAAGCGCCGCCGAGCTTGGGGTTGAGGCCATTGATTTGGCCTCAGAAATTACCACCGGCGTGCTAACCGACGTACTGGGCGAAGATAGCGCCAAAGACGTTAGCGCCGGTTTAGCGCAAGCGAAAGCCAAATTGCAGACCAAGTTACATAACGAAGACGGTACCTGGTATATCGGTGCTGGCAGTTGGGACCAAGACAGTGATGACTTTCTTGGTAAAGACTTCGAAGCCAGCATTAATAAGGCAGTACAAAAATCCATGGGCAATGTCTTTAGCCAGCTTGGCGATGCCATCAGCAATGGTAATGGCAGCTTTGAAGAGAATGTTCAAAACTGGGCCGATAATATTCAAGCCAAAGCCGACCGAATTGAAGCGGTTGCCAACCAAAAGGGTAAAGGCATAGAAAAAAAGGCCAATGCACTTTGTGGGCAATTGCTGGTGCTAGATAAGCAAGACAACCAATTTAAAGACGACTTTAGTCACTGGGTTGAGATTATTGAACAATAA